From the genome of Chloroflexota bacterium, one region includes:
- a CDS encoding hydroxymethylglutaryl-CoA reductase, degradative — protein sequence MTERKRTSEISGLYTLGIAQRQLLVQEWANLADDEVAALEASLSLEQADKMIENVVGRCALPLGIATHFLVNGVEYLVPMAIEEASVVAGASFAAKLFRQGGGFKAQALGREMIGQIQVLGLADLDGAERALREAQARILRHADFLQSGLAARGGGARGLEIRRFPESPVGPMLVVHLLFDTVDAMGANAINTIAEGLAPMIEEITGGRVNLRILSNLTDRRMARAEGQIPTQALARYGMSGQEVMERILEAAALAEVDPYRAATHNKGIMNGIDAVALATGNDWRALEAGAHAYAARNGRYASLSRWWRTETGDLAGSLEMPLAVGVVGGATRSHPTARLALKILGVQSAAQLAEVMAAVGLAQNFAALRALATEGIQRGHMALHARQVAVAAGAQPHEVDIVADRMVAENNIRPQRAEEILRLLRTHSENADS from the coding sequence TTGACCGAACGGAAGCGCACCTCGGAGATCAGCGGCCTTTACACCCTCGGCATCGCGCAGAGGCAGCTCCTGGTGCAGGAGTGGGCGAATCTGGCCGACGATGAGGTCGCTGCTCTGGAAGCGAGCCTGTCGCTGGAGCAGGCCGATAAGATGATAGAGAACGTGGTGGGGCGCTGCGCTCTGCCACTGGGAATCGCCACGCACTTCCTGGTGAACGGCGTGGAGTACCTGGTGCCGATGGCGATTGAGGAAGCCTCGGTCGTCGCGGGCGCCAGTTTCGCCGCCAAACTCTTCCGCCAGGGGGGCGGCTTCAAGGCCCAGGCCCTGGGGCGCGAGATGATCGGGCAGATTCAGGTGCTGGGCCTCGCCGATTTGGACGGGGCCGAGCGCGCCCTGCGGGAAGCCCAGGCGCGCATCCTGCGCCACGCCGATTTCCTGCAGTCGGGGCTAGCGGCCAGGGGCGGCGGGGCGCGGGGGCTGGAGATTCGGCGCTTCCCCGAGTCGCCTGTGGGGCCGATGCTGGTGGTGCACCTGCTCTTTGACACCGTGGACGCCATGGGGGCCAACGCCATCAATACGATTGCCGAGGGCCTCGCGCCGATGATTGAGGAGATCACCGGCGGGCGCGTGAACCTGCGCATCCTGTCCAACCTGACCGACCGCCGCATGGCGCGGGCGGAAGGGCAGATTCCCACCCAGGCACTGGCGCGCTACGGCATGAGCGGCCAGGAGGTCATGGAGCGGATTCTGGAGGCCGCCGCCCTGGCCGAGGTAGACCCATATCGCGCCGCCACCCACAACAAGGGCATCATGAACGGCATAGACGCGGTGGCGCTGGCCACGGGCAACGACTGGCGGGCGCTGGAAGCAGGGGCGCACGCCTATGCCGCCCGCAACGGCCGCTACGCGTCGCTGAGCCGTTGGTGGCGCACGGAGACGGGAGATTTGGCTGGCTCGCTGGAGATGCCGCTGGCCGTGGGCGTGGTGGGCGGCGCCACGCGGTCGCACCCGACGGCGCGCCTGGCGTTGAAGATTCTGGGCGTCCAGTCGGCGGCGCAACTGGCCGAGGTGATGGCGGCGGTGGGCCTGGCCCAGAACTTCGCGGCGCTGCGGGCGCTGGCGACAGAGGGCATCCAGCGCGGGCACATGGCGCTGCACGCGCGCCAGGTTGCCGTTGCGGCGGGCGCCCAGCCCCACGAGGTGGACATCGTCGCCGACCGCATGGTCGCCGAGAACAACATCCGTCCCCAGCGGGCGGAGGAGATATTGCGACTACTTCGCACGCATTCGGAGAACGCAGATTCATGA
- a CDS encoding hydroxymethylglutaryl-CoA synthase, with protein MKPIRDVGIIGYGAYIPRYRLPASEIVRVWKGGDGDTPIAEKAVPGPDEDTATIAIEAARNALSRAGIAPQKIGAVWVGSESHPYAVKPTSTIVAEAIGATPETQAGDWEFACKAGTEAMQAAFGFVASGMAPYALIVGADTAQGRPGDELEYTASAGGAAYIIGLREESLAYLEGSYSYVTDTPDFFRRPGQEYPTHGSRFTGDPAYFRHILAAARGLMEQLGTQPSDYRMAVFHQPNVKFPKRAAKTLGFTDEQIRAGLLANVIGNTYAGSSLLGLTAMLDVAEPGDRLLLVSFGSGAGSDAMSFVVTDKITERRDRAPFTQDYIRRRKVIDYGLYVRYRGKLKMH; from the coding sequence ATGAAACCGATTAGAGATGTAGGAATCATCGGATACGGCGCGTACATTCCGCGCTACCGCCTGCCGGCCAGCGAAATCGTCCGCGTGTGGAAGGGGGGCGACGGCGACACGCCCATCGCGGAGAAAGCCGTGCCAGGCCCCGACGAGGACACGGCCACCATTGCCATTGAGGCCGCGCGCAACGCCTTGAGCCGCGCGGGAATCGCGCCGCAGAAAATCGGCGCGGTGTGGGTGGGCAGCGAGTCGCACCCCTACGCCGTCAAGCCGACGTCCACCATCGTGGCCGAGGCCATCGGCGCCACGCCCGAGACCCAGGCGGGCGACTGGGAGTTCGCGTGCAAGGCCGGCACCGAGGCGATGCAGGCCGCCTTCGGGTTTGTGGCGTCGGGCATGGCCCCGTATGCGCTCATCGTCGGCGCCGACACCGCCCAGGGCCGCCCGGGCGACGAGTTGGAGTACACCGCCAGCGCGGGCGGCGCAGCGTATATCATCGGCCTGCGCGAGGAGAGCCTCGCCTACCTGGAAGGCTCGTACTCCTACGTAACCGACACGCCCGACTTCTTCCGCCGCCCTGGGCAGGAGTACCCGACCCACGGAAGCCGATTCACGGGCGACCCGGCCTACTTCCGCCACATCCTGGCGGCGGCGCGGGGGCTGATGGAACAGTTGGGCACCCAACCGTCGGACTACCGCATGGCCGTCTTCCACCAGCCCAACGTGAAGTTCCCCAAGCGGGCCGCAAAAACGCTGGGCTTCACCGACGAGCAGATTCGGGCGGGCCTGCTGGCCAACGTCATCGGCAACACCTACGCGGGGTCTTCGCTGCTGGGGCTGACGGCGATGCTGGACGTGGCGGAGCCGGGAGACCGCCTGCTGCTGGTGTCCTTCGGGTCGGGCGCGGGCAGCGACGCCATGTCCTTCGTCGTAACCGACAAGATCACCGAGCGCCGAGACCGCGCGCCGTTCACGCAGGACTACATCCGACGGCGCAAGGTCATTGACTACGGCCTGTACGTGCGCTATCGCGGAAAACTGAAGATGCACTAA